A genomic window from Nitrospirota bacterium includes:
- a CDS encoding winged helix-turn-helix domain-containing protein, translated as MEELKDIIGGLEQRIAAYKNKLQDLQKKKDKLEDEIITIKKYLELAETLYRVELDKAKISSGIPSQNNSSFVDKEKNVKIPLGTVIADTTEKAKDLLFRKSKYAGLSVPQAAFLLLKDHGKAMHAKEILQKLVEGGIRIRGKTPVTSISISLNRDKRFKKVAPNTFEITEEVPVESTA; from the coding sequence ATGGAAGAGCTTAAAGATATTATTGGAGGCTTGGAACAGCGAATCGCCGCCTATAAAAACAAACTTCAGGATCTTCAGAAAAAAAAAGATAAGCTGGAAGACGAGATTATTACAATAAAAAAATATTTAGAATTGGCTGAAACCTTATATCGAGTCGAGCTCGATAAAGCCAAAATTTCCTCCGGAATCCCTTCCCAAAACAATTCTTCATTCGTTGATAAAGAAAAAAACGTTAAGATCCCCTTGGGGACTGTCATTGCTGATACGACCGAAAAAGCCAAAGATCTGCTTTTTAGAAAATCAAAATATGCCGGTTTGAGTGTCCCGCAGGCCGCTTTTCTTTTATTAAAAGATCACGGAAAAGCGATGCACGCGAAGGAAATCCTTCAAAAACTGGTTGAAGGAGGCATTCGGATTCGTGGAAAAACGCCGGTTACTTCGATTTCCATTTCATTGAATCGAGATAAACGTTTTAAAAAAGTAGCACCTAATACCTTTGAAATTACGGAAGAAGTACCGGTAGAATCAACCGCTTAG
- a CDS encoding FG-GAP repeat protein translates to MKKFYLKSFFLVFSFLLPLAGCAPRDASPPIISLFPSPNLTHHPIFSLRGTKTPGTAVLINDQVVIPFDNTSFWSGEVNLATGNNTLLVKSVNSFGNESSPIRMTVTLDTTPPSSPVITSPSPLTSMNSPVSMQGTKDPDTDVLLNGKEIVSFTPSNLWSYTYSPLQVTTPLQLTSKNKLGNLSPPNAATLVYTGALSPAPPLIAPLDGESFKSSAATNLLLFAWTNTGSSTYRIQISNSPDFATPLTIDFSNIHTSPYTLIDMRSILLPGIYYWRVGAYDSSSNLFFSSPRNFFYGKVTGDFNGDGYADILVGAEGTKGPGQVKVFFGRNGYPNLTPDLVLQGENGQDLFGTALAAGDLNGDGYDDIIVGAYHNSAGGDFAGRVYLYFGGPTLHTTPDKILTGFAAGEQFGVSVSSGQDINRDGYDDLLIGANLNSVKGARSGRAYLFLGRPILSSYPDRVFNGENPDDHFGISVSLAGDVNGDGFPDFLIGAGGNGTATHQGKAYLYYGEAELGNQPQMTFSGNSPGDSFGRMVQGVKDVNGDGFDDFLIGAPYHASQTGKLEAGEAYLYQGGPNLNSTPDLTLRIPGSIDASHADFGFSAASLGDIPRTAGTPPTPFKDGYADFIIGAYGQITQTGIDPTTGKVITIAAAGEAYLFTGGSTPSPDFVMILGSGNNGSNESFGVSLSSPGDFDGDGYADLIIGAMTADQAKGRAYYYNGVNLPKTSQDWTLYGSAAQEGFGFGVR, encoded by the coding sequence TTGAAAAAATTTTATTTAAAAAGCTTTTTCCTGGTTTTTTCTTTTTTACTCCCATTGGCCGGGTGCGCCCCCCGTGACGCCTCGCCACCGATCATTTCTCTCTTCCCTTCCCCCAACCTCACCCATCATCCGATTTTTTCACTAAGAGGAACAAAAACCCCGGGGACAGCCGTTTTAATCAATGACCAGGTCGTCATTCCCTTTGATAACACCTCCTTTTGGAGCGGTGAGGTTAATCTGGCCACGGGGAATAACACCCTTCTCGTAAAAAGCGTTAATTCATTCGGTAATGAAAGCTCTCCGATTCGGATGACCGTTACGTTGGACACGACCCCTCCCTCTTCCCCCGTCATTACCTCCCCATCTCCCTTAACGTCAATGAATAGCCCGGTTTCCATGCAAGGCACCAAAGACCCGGATACCGATGTTTTATTAAATGGGAAAGAAATCGTCTCTTTCACGCCATCCAACCTCTGGTCTTATACCTATTCCCCTCTGCAGGTTACCACTCCTCTTCAATTGACCTCTAAAAACAAGCTTGGGAACCTGAGCCCCCCCAATGCGGCAACTCTGGTCTATACCGGTGCTTTATCTCCAGCCCCTCCTCTTATTGCTCCCCTGGATGGTGAAAGTTTTAAAAGTAGCGCCGCTACAAATTTACTCCTCTTCGCCTGGACCAACACCGGCTCTTCTACTTATCGGATTCAGATTTCTAATTCACCCGATTTCGCCACCCCCCTGACCATAGATTTTAGCAACATTCACACTTCGCCTTACACTTTAATAGATATGCGGTCGATTCTTTTACCCGGGATTTATTACTGGCGTGTGGGGGCATACGATTCCTCATCCAATCTTTTTTTCAGTTCCCCCCGAAATTTTTTTTATGGAAAAGTCACTGGCGATTTTAACGGCGATGGTTATGCCGACATTCTCGTCGGAGCGGAAGGAACGAAAGGCCCCGGACAGGTAAAGGTTTTTTTTGGAAGAAACGGCTATCCAAACCTGACTCCAGATCTGGTTTTACAGGGTGAAAACGGGCAAGACCTCTTTGGAACCGCTCTTGCGGCAGGTGATTTAAACGGGGACGGCTATGACGATATCATCGTTGGGGCCTACCACAACAGCGCGGGAGGAGACTTTGCCGGTAGAGTCTATCTCTATTTTGGGGGGCCGACACTCCATACAACGCCGGATAAGATCCTTACCGGTTTTGCCGCCGGCGAACAGTTTGGAGTCTCAGTCTCTTCCGGGCAAGACATTAATCGCGACGGATATGACGACCTGCTGATCGGAGCTAATTTAAACAGCGTCAAAGGGGCACGTTCCGGGAGAGCTTATCTCTTTTTAGGAAGGCCGATTCTATCCTCTTACCCTGACAGGGTCTTTAATGGCGAAAACCCAGACGATCATTTTGGAATATCGGTTAGTCTGGCAGGTGATGTCAACGGCGATGGGTTTCCCGATTTTCTAATCGGGGCCGGTGGAAACGGCACGGCGACTCACCAGGGCAAGGCTTATCTTTATTATGGCGAGGCGGAGCTGGGAAACCAGCCGCAGATGACATTTAGCGGAAATTCTCCGGGAGACTCTTTTGGCCGCATGGTCCAGGGGGTCAAAGATGTGAATGGCGATGGATTCGATGACTTTCTGATCGGCGCTCCTTATCATGCCAGTCAAACTGGAAAATTGGAGGCAGGAGAGGCCTATCTCTACCAGGGGGGCCCGAATCTAAACTCTACCCCAGACCTGACGCTTCGAATTCCGGGCAGCATCGACGCTTCACATGCTGATTTTGGTTTTTCCGCTGCCTCTCTTGGAGATATTCCACGGACTGCCGGAACGCCTCCGACTCCTTTTAAAGATGGTTACGCCGATTTCATCATCGGGGCTTATGGTCAAATTACTCAGACCGGAATCGATCCAACAACAGGAAAAGTGATAACAATCGCTGCCGCCGGCGAAGCTTACCTTTTCACCGGGGGAAGCACCCCCTCCCCCGATTTCGTTATGATCCTCGGTTCAGGAAATAACGGCTCCAACGAATCGTTTGGAGTCTCTCTCTCTTCTCCGGGAGACTTTGACGGCGATGGTTACGCGGACTTAATCATCGGGGCCATGACGGCAGACCAGGCCAAAGGAAGAGCCTATTATTATAACGGAGTCAATTTGCCGAAAACATCGCAGGATTGGACGTTATACGGTTCGGCGGCCCAGGAAGGGTTCGGTTTCGGCGTTCGTTAA